One segment of Anatilimnocola aggregata DNA contains the following:
- a CDS encoding DUF1501 domain-containing protein, whose translation MQNFCGRTRREFIWETGAGFTGLAMAGLFGNELIPGANAAESKPAFANPLAPKKPHKAAKAKSVIFLYMYGGPSHMDTFDYKPAMIGRDNETIQVKTFGRGGHKNQGRIVEPRWKFNQYGECGKWVSDLFPNLAKNVDDIAFLHSMTADSPIHGSAMIQMNTGKILSGAPSIGSWLNYGLGSENENLPGYVVMLDPRGGPISGAKNWSSGYMPAQYEGTMFRSQGTPILDLARQGGMTEAEQRRLLDTLRSYNEDHKAAHADHQALAARIASYELAFKMQSSAPEATDLSNESEQTQELYGLNDKKTSTFGRQCLMARRLVERGVRFVQLYSGGAHNDDNWDAHGDLAHNHNLHAGETDKPIAGLIADLRQRGLLDSTLIVWGGEFGRQPTAEYPKGTGRDHNAYGFTMWMAGGGVKGGISVGKTDEIGAAAVEKPFHVKHLHATILELMGLDPDRLTYFYGGLDQKLIGVEGAEPIRELMA comes from the coding sequence ATGCAAAACTTTTGCGGCCGCACGCGACGAGAATTCATTTGGGAAACCGGCGCGGGCTTCACGGGCCTGGCAATGGCTGGCCTGTTTGGCAACGAACTGATTCCGGGCGCCAACGCGGCCGAGAGCAAGCCAGCGTTCGCCAACCCGCTGGCGCCGAAAAAGCCGCACAAAGCGGCCAAGGCCAAGAGCGTGATCTTTTTGTACATGTATGGCGGCCCCAGCCACATGGACACGTTCGATTACAAGCCGGCGATGATCGGCCGCGACAACGAGACGATCCAAGTCAAAACGTTCGGCCGCGGCGGGCACAAGAACCAAGGGCGAATCGTCGAGCCGCGCTGGAAGTTCAACCAGTACGGCGAATGCGGCAAATGGGTCAGCGACCTGTTTCCGAACCTGGCGAAGAATGTCGACGACATCGCGTTTCTTCACTCGATGACTGCCGACTCGCCCATTCATGGTTCGGCGATGATTCAGATGAATACGGGCAAGATTCTCAGCGGCGCGCCCAGCATCGGCTCTTGGCTGAACTATGGTCTCGGCAGCGAGAACGAAAACCTGCCGGGCTATGTGGTGATGCTCGACCCACGCGGCGGTCCCATCAGCGGGGCGAAAAACTGGAGCAGCGGCTACATGCCGGCCCAGTACGAAGGGACGATGTTCCGCTCGCAAGGGACACCCATTCTCGACCTGGCGCGGCAAGGGGGCATGACCGAAGCCGAACAGCGCCGCCTGCTCGATACGCTCCGCAGTTACAACGAAGATCACAAGGCGGCTCATGCCGATCATCAAGCACTCGCGGCTCGCATTGCCAGTTACGAATTGGCGTTCAAGATGCAGTCGTCAGCACCCGAAGCGACCGACCTCTCAAACGAGTCCGAACAGACACAGGAGTTGTATGGTCTTAACGACAAGAAGACTTCGACCTTCGGTCGTCAATGCTTGATGGCTCGGCGGCTGGTCGAGCGGGGCGTTCGTTTCGTGCAACTCTATTCCGGCGGCGCGCACAACGACGACAACTGGGACGCGCACGGCGACCTGGCTCACAACCACAACTTGCATGCCGGCGAAACCGACAAACCCATCGCGGGGCTCATCGCGGACCTGCGTCAGCGCGGGCTGCTCGATAGTACGCTCATCGTGTGGGGCGGCGAATTTGGTCGTCAGCCGACGGCCGAATATCCCAAGGGAACGGGCCGCGATCACAATGCCTATGGCTTCACCATGTGGATGGCCGGCGGCGGCGTGAAAGGTGGCATCAGCGTCGGCAAGACAGATGAAATCGGCGCTGCTGCCGTTGAGAAGCCGTTCCACGTCAAACACCTGCACGCAACGATTCTCGAATTGATGGGGCTCGATCCCGATCGTCTCACCTACTTCTACGGCGGGCTCGACCAGAAGCTCATCGGCGTCGAAGGTGCAGAGCCCATCCGCGAATTGATGGCCTAA